In Papaver somniferum cultivar HN1 chromosome 1, ASM357369v1, whole genome shotgun sequence, a genomic segment contains:
- the LOC113354858 gene encoding uncharacterized protein LOC113354858 — MSLMILKENCCWEVGDGLSINFRKDIWLPNQLEPLDPSFNEFENQGALLVAHFLIGDCWNVPLLSSFFSPSQVLCILTIKPNPSKSDTLRWNHSADGIFTTKSLYNVLVKNDIQPVDKTSSKIWKLGALPRIKMFAWKLYTDILPFSGHLAKYLQHIDPTCTLCNNAIETSEHVFLHCPFSRAGIGLIFVPLLPGLSGKPYVIRFSKAPLLIPSTLELALSSMMLQGEPSTKEPTLSELIEKRKGTA, encoded by the exons ATGAGTCTCATGATTCTAAAAGAAAACTGCTGCTGGGAAGTTGGCGATGGGCTCAGCATCAACTTTAGGAAAGACATCTGGTTACCAAATCAACTTGAACCATTGGACCCTTcctttaatgaatttgaaaatcaGGGTGCTTTACTTGTTGCTCATTTTCTTATTGGCGATTGCTGGAATGtccctcttctttcttcttttttctctccttCTCAGGTTCTATGTATCCTTACCATAAAGCCTAATCCTAGCAAATCTGACACCCTGAGATGGAATCACTCTGCAGATGGCATCTTCACTACCAAATCCCTTTACAATGTGCTTGTCAAAAATGATATCCAACCAGTGGATAAAACATCTTCCAAAATCTGGAAATTAGGTGCTCTCCCTAGAATAAAAATGTTTGCTTGGAAACTTTACACAGATATCCTCCCTTTTAGTGGCCATCTGGCCAAGTATCTGCAACACATAGATCCCACCTGCACTCTGTGCAATAATGCCATAGAAACCTCTGAACATGTTTTTCTGCATTGTCCCTTCTCTAGAGCG GGAATTGGCCTGATCTTTGTGCCACTATTACCTGGTTTATCTGGAAAGCCATATGTGATTAGGTTTTCAAAGGCACCACTCCTAATCCCATCTACACTG GAATTGGCTCTATCATCTATGATGCTGCAGGGAGAACCATCGACAAAAGAACCAACACTGTCAGAGCTCATAGAAAAGAGGAAGGGGACTGCATAG